In Festucalex cinctus isolate MCC-2025b chromosome 1, RoL_Fcin_1.0, whole genome shotgun sequence, the sequence CCAGCATAGCCAAAATAATGGCAGGTGTCCTGAAGCGGAAGTTTGCAGCGGTTGAGGAAAACCCCAGCAACtcttgctcttcctcctctccaCCATCCTCTTCACCCACATCTTCAGACTGCGAGTCCGACGGTGAGAGCGGCTCCCCTGAGACGCAGGATTTTATACCTCACAGCCCCTCTGCGCCCACCAGCTTACCCAGTGAGTATCCAAGCCGACGAGCCGTCTCCAGCCTCTTCCTTATCTGGCCACTTGCCATTAATGTTTTATAGGAGTGTCTCTTATCGCGCTGCAGCAGCCCTATTATGACTTACTGATATGAAAATGCTAACCTCAGGCCTGTTTTGACAATGTAGGGAGAAACGTTCACTTCGGCTGTCTGTCTTCTTGAGCAgagatgatcttttttttttccgcaataGGTTGCTGCGGAATCCACTCAATTACTGGTATTAAAAAgtctgactaaaaaaaaataaaaaatcacgtgtgtgtttgtgtaaaaCAGGTCCATTCCCGTTGTTTTTCAATCTGTTATGAAGTCGCACAACGGAGCCACGGTGCAAACAGGCCAAGTGCAGAGCATGCTTTTTAGACGTGCAGACACACAGCCTGAGATTAGCTTAGTCAGCTGGCTTCACTTGTTTACTGACTGGTGGGACAAGAATTCATCCTCAGTTATGTgtgaaggtcagaaaacctttCTGAAAGCAAACTGTTAAATGAGGCAGTAATCTGGAGCATTACCTCACTGAATAAAGATTTCCATCGtgttcttttattttctttctctctctattttcttttttctttttcccagtaGCAACAGACCCTTTGCAGGAATTTGCTATCAATTCAAACCACATGTTGTTAATTTGGGCACCCAGAGGTCTGGAAGGGCAATTTATATGTGACAAGTCAAAATTAGCCTCAAGTCTTTGAAGACTTTGTCTAGTTTAAGGATGTGCATGtttacatgtttattttattcagaCCGCTCTGTCCAATTTTGAgtaaaagtgtatttgtatttgtttgcagGAAATTACTAAACTTAAAATACttttgaaattgttttcaaaaaatgtaaacatatatTGAAAAAGTTGCTGATAAACTTCTAGCATGACTTCTTCATCTAATCAACCGATATGAcaattttaaaggggaagttaatcccccaaaaaaatattgacaataatatgttctatgtagcctCACTAgtcggtattctggttaatattgtcttagtggaatatgagttaagcagcaaaatccaacagtttttatcagtatcacaaggccattttgccacttgcagttgactgaaattgacatcacagttgctcaggactcaggtaagaaccaatcacagctcagcttcagaaaacaggcgagctgtgattggtcgttgcctgagccctgagcaactgtgatttcatcttcagttgacagcaagtggcaaaatcaacactccctgagatggataaaaacagctagattttgcttcataactcgtattccacaaatgtaatttgaatcccaatgtcatgtttagactaatgaggtcacctataacattattgtcaacaaatgtttaaggttgacgtcCCCTTTTAAGAGGTAGTCAACCCAAAAACTTTGTTTACAATAAtacatgcagccccactagtctcaacagggtattctgattaatattacatttatggaatatgagtaaagcagccaaatccaaccgtttttatccatctcagggggcagccattttgctacttgctgttgactgaagatggcagcacagttgctcaagactcaggtaacaaccagtcaagtttcagcttcagaaaacaggtaaactgtgattggtcgttagctgagcccagagcaactgtgatgtcattttaagtcgacagcccgtggcaaaatggccgccaccctctaggtggaggagtggaaccgtcatttgccttcggtgccggttggcgtgggttcacttctccgcctgggagaccacgtgtggcttacatgatgtagGCTTGTGTGATTGAgtgtgtgatatatatatatatatatatatatatatatatatatatatatatatatatatatatatatataaatatatatatatatatatataaaaatgagatggataaaaacgtttggattttgctgctcaaaatccacaaacgcaatattaatcagaatgctctgtttagactagtggggacccatacaacatattgtaaagaacatttttgggttgacttcctctttatggTGGCCTGACAGAGCGGCTCACTGGCCGGTGTTTGTCAGGTGTTAATGTCGAGCCCTGTTAAACTTCGAacattgcatttgaatgtactgAGAAGCAGTCGGAATAATTTTGGATATACAGGAAACTTTTCGTCCTCATGTAAAGAGAAATATCAAAAtagctttaaaatgttttgaatgctCGATGATAACTAATAGATagacattgataaaaaaaaataaaaaataaaaaattggattGTTAACGCATCAATAaccaagtcatttttattttatttaaagcagATCTCTCTTTATTCTTCTCTCAGTTGGGTCCATTGTGAAAAAGCCGAGGCTGGTAAAGAGGCAGTGTCGTGTGCGCTTCGACCAAGTTGCTGTGTTCAGTTTCCCCCGCTGCCAGGGCTTCACCAGTGTGCCCAGTCACGGTGGTGCCACCCTGGGCATGATGCGGCAGCACAGCGCCCTCCACAAGTACACAGTAGCAGAGCATGCATCGGAGCAAAGGCGCCGACGCAGGCAAAGGCACCTGCTCAGATTAAGAGAGGAGAGAAATGATACATCGACACAAAATGTGAGTGGACTTCATTTCATCAGTACAGTATTTAGCTCCCCTTGTTTACTGTACATCATCTTACCGAGTCTGCTTTGATTACAGCGGATCACCAATAAGGCTGTTGGTCAGAATGAAGCAGGTCAGCTGACGTTAGACCAAATTCCAACTGATGACATCCACATCAGTGAGGCTGAGCTGGACGATCGAGGCTCCCTGCAGCCGTATTCGTCCAGGCAGCGGCAGGCTCTCCTCTTGGCATCCGGGGTGAAGCGCATAGAcaaggaggagaagaagcagCTTCATTCTCTGCGTTTGTCCAGGGAAGCGTGTGGATGTGACTGCCAAGGCTTTTGTGAGCCCGAGACCTGTGCCTGCAGCCTGGCAGGCATCAAGTGTCAGGTAAGACCCACAGACCAAGATTATTATACTTAATggtaatgaaaacaaacaaaataacgaaaacaagaattgaaaaaaaaggaacaaaatgAGCAAGTGTCGATTTTCcgattcaaatattttattgtctgcgattggctggcaaccagttcagggtgtaccccgcctactgcccaaagccagctgagataggctccagcaccccccacaaccctagtgaggagtaagcggttcagaaactggatggatggatattttattgTTACATCGTGACTAATAATATAgtcaaaaaaaatcttgattttCATCTTCGGCAATTTTATACATGAACCTCCagtgttaattttaaatacaggGAGTATTAGTCAATAGtggcatcaaaataatttgcaaaaaaaaactaaaatacattaaaataaaaaaaataaaaaataagatagtgtccgactgaagcccaagtctttgccaGTCACCACACAATTTATACATGCACTTTTCTATCAGGTATTATTGTTTTCTCACATACTATATCACTTATTTAAATAAAGTAGGCCTACACACTTttagtgttcaaacctttataATAGTAACAATAATGATCAAATAATATCCAAAACATTTATCtgagaaacaaaaatataacggcgatccatccatttttttccgGACGGTATGTTTTCctaaaatattataataataatcatcataaaaacacacatgcaagattaacaacaacaataaaacagctgttagaAATGACACTATGATGAAGATACGAGGCTAAAATCCATTTTGACAGAGGTAGCTCATATTGCAGCTCGTGGCCTACTCCAGCCCGCGTGGGTCTATTCGTCTGGCGGACTCACGGCGCGCTAAGCATTCAACCACGATTCGGGGCAGACAGTCTTAATTTTAATGATGAAGATACGAGGCAGGACACATAAACCCATTTTGACCGAGACCGCATCGCCGCCGTGCACCCAAAATTCCATATGAGCGCTCGTGGCCGGTGCGGGAGGTGCCGGACGCACGGCGCGGTGTGCATTCAACCACCGTGACTGGGCTCGGGGCTGACAgacttcattttaattttgaagatGGGAGGCATGACATGTACTGTAAACCCATTTTGACCGGAACCACATcgctgcaaaaaacaaacaaacaaaaaacaaaaacactgtaaAATATAAACGCATGCTTTAAAAATATCCGCGaggccgcgaaagatgaacccgcgataaatgaGAGAACATTGtacagtgctatttttcttgattaaaatcttgcaacaacaaaacaatactttttttttatagggtGGGGCTGGTATGGATTTATGGTAGAGAACACAAAcaatattgattgaattttgcgTTCATCACTCATAACTGTGGCTTCTCATCCTCAGGTGGACCGCTTCAGCTTTCCATGTGGATGCACTAAGGACGGCTGTGGAAACATCGAGGGACACGTCGAGTTTGACTCCAAACGTGTGCAGACGCATTACATCCACACTGTCATGCGACTGGATTTAGAGCGGCGCCTGCCAAGCCGAGAGGACCGGTCGCTACTTTCAGAAGAGCTTGTGGAGTCCGAAGATCTGAGTGAGACTCATCCTGTGAAGAGCGAATCATTCAAGAGGCGCCCTTTTGGTTTTTCCTTGGAAGAAGACGATCTTGCTCTTACAGTTCCCACCAGTCCTACGTTTAATTTCCTCCCAGAGCGAGCAGTGGTGGAAGAGAACAGCTGCAGTAGCGACATGACGGAATCCTCCAGCTCTTCTTCGGATTGCGATGGTGGGCAACTTCCGGCCAATCACGGAGGAGCGCCTTGTGGCCTCAGCATCTGCGATTCTGAAAATAAGAACTATTCCATGTGTCACCAACTGAGACTTATGGCAGCACCACTGACCCTGGGCAACAGCAGTTGTGACTCTAACTGGACAACTGACAGAATGGGACCACTTTCTGCAAACTCCCTGACAGACAATAACAACTCAGTTGTGATGACAGATTATCTTGATGAGAATGCAAACCAAGCAAGAGACCCCTCTGATAATGAGGATTCCCTTGAAGGCTATCCAAACACTCCCTCCCCTACCCTGGACTATACCTCCAGCAGGTACATGGACCCGAGTGTGTCGTCAGAGTCCGACCTAGAGTTTTTTGACAGCGACTATCCCTCCGGGCCACTTGAGCTGTTCAAAGGGCACAGACACTCAGACAGCTTTCATCACCTCCAGCTGATCAGTTCTGTTTATTTGCCACAGTGTGAATCAAGCAGCTACCTCCTGGAGTCTCTGATTGGCCTGACTGAGGCCAGCCCAGCGCAGCCTTATGATAATCAGCTTTGAAAGGAATTGAATTGAACATTTTGGATAAGACCAGAAGTTGTGTTAGAGAATAATTAAtagttgttttgattttatttatttttcctgttattaaaatgtcaatttgtttttatctatggctatattttttgtgtgatgtCCATACACATGTATTTGTAATGCCAAATGTTTATTTCACGAGGTTTTAATTctaattttgatttatgattcaCTTTTCATACCATCACTACACATATGTATGAACCATTTGGTGCACAAGCATCTGTctcaaaatataaacaaattgtaacaattattttggtaactgGCTATAATATAAGGAGATGACCAACTTTATATATATGAAGCTATGGAAAAAATTGTTTACTTTTGTTTCAAATAGGTTAGTCATTGTTATGACTGGTTGAATTGTTCTTGACATGCCTtccaatatatatttatgtactgTAGTAATAAatggaactatttatttattaaaatcgCTCAACTCAAGTGTGTTCAATCTATTACAGTCCATAACTATTCATTTATTCAGCGAACAAGATCAATCagtaaatgttttcaaatgttatccatccattcatttccaaTACCATTTTTCATCAGGCTTGCGGGTGAACTGGTGCCCATCCAAGCCAGGTGACTCAGGGGAGAGGCAGGAAATAAACCTTGGACTGGTTACTACTGTGTTGGAAATTTACAGCATAAAAGAAAACCTTACAGCGAGATGTGAGGCAGGTGCGCTTACCATCGTTCACAGTAGGCTACTGCCCAGATAGTGAAGAACAATGAGCTAATAAAAGCCAGGAGGAAAGTGGGTTTTGTTAATAATATGGGACAGATGGCAGGAAAGACAGACATGAGGGAAAAGAGAAAGGAACACCAATTAAATTGTACATGCCCGATTCTGTCTTGGCTGAGGTCTTAACCAGGGGTGGATTTATCCATTTCAGTAAGTATGGTAAGCGGAAAACCTTAATTTACCCAATTTAAAACTAGTATACAGCAACCAATAAGATGGCCAGGTGGAAATTTGCACCACAGTGGCCAGTATAGCTACCTATTATAGCCTGTATTACTgacagctttctttttttttttttttaagtattttgctATTCTGTATTTAGTTATATATACACCCATAGGCTTGCAGTGTTTAAgataattgttttgattttgactgTTAGAAGAATGATTGGTGATGAATGCATTTAATGCATGAATGTGTTTAATGTGAGCCGAAAACACACCTTCTGTCTTTCAGAAGTGCTAATCTGGTGGTGGTGGTAATCCAATGTAAAAATTAGGTAGCTACTAGCAACCAAATTATAGAAATTTACAGACTTACAATAATAGCCTGAGGCAACGCTAGCTAGCTgccgtctttttttctttagttaacacagtaaaagacaaaaagtattttgtatgcagatattattattttatttgaaataggaaccatttcttgaccgcttattcctcacaagggtcgcgggggctgctggcgcctatctcagctggctctgggcagtaggcgggggacaccctggactggttgccaaccaatcgcagggcacacagagacaaacaaccatccacacacacacacgcacaccaagggacaattcggagcgcccaattaacctgccatgcatgtctttggaatgtgggaggagaccggagtacccagagaagacccacgcgggcacggggagaacatgcaaactccacccaggaaggtccgagcctggactcgaaccggagacctcaggactgggaagcggacgtgctaactcgactaccgtgccgccctgaaaTAGGAACCgatcagtaaaaaataaaaaagatgaaagaaaaggaaaaacttATAGCCTACTTACAAATACATTTCAGATtctatatttttacttttactataGTAACTTTCTCAACCAGTTCTAAAGTGTTAGAGTAGACTACCGTGCTCCGTGCAAATTCGTGCTACGTTGCGAGGTCGTAAAGCAAGGCGACTGGCGATGacctcttaactctttgactagcagccattttcactggacCAACCCCCCTTGataccagccattttgactgatcttgcaaggcccacagaatattgagttctaATGCCATTTAAACACgggaaagaaagattagaatagtatatttctatcttattCCGTTCTCAGAGTTTGAATATGGCTAGGTTTTGTGAAAATTCCCATTTTTGACCAAGAAATGGGAGAAAAAGggctttttgtaaaaaacagacatttcaagcacaactttGACTTTAACACTGCTACTTTTTCTTCTGTGACAGCTCAAACATCTAAATGTTTTCCTTCTATAAAACAACATTACAAAAAGTGCTTTTGACAACATAAATAAAGAACTATTGAACTAACTAAGTGAACTATGTCCATAAGTGTCTGTCCGTGCATGTGGGATGTCTTTCGGCTGCCACCCGGTTGGTTGCCAGCTCCAACCATCCCCACAACTTCTACATGCACCGCCTGTACATTGTAGAACCATAAACAATTGcaaatattagattttttattgCTTCAGTATGAAGTATAGTAGGCTACTTTTAGTCACCTTTATATGCACCAACAAAGGAAGGCCGATCTCTGGCTGCTGGATGAATATGTAATTGAAAAACAGGCACTCAGAACTTCGTTGTGGGTTAActtcactgatctgtatatattgctGGATAGCCAGGCCAAGACATTTaaagccgcgaggccgccatattactactCCCAAGAAAGAAACGTTCCTCAGTATACGATCCTatgcatttacagtacatttgagacagcactta encodes:
- the LOC144027618 gene encoding cysteine/serine-rich nuclear protein 1-like isoform X1 produces the protein MASRPARLTPDAGECLSTSIAKIMAGVLKRKFAAVEENPSNSCSSSSPPSSSPTSSDCESDGESGSPETQDFIPHSPSAPTSLPIGSIVKKPRLVKRQCRVRFDQVAVFSFPRCQGFTSVPSHGGATLGMMRQHSALHKYTVAEHASEQRRRRRQRHLLRLREERNDTSTQNRITNKAVGQNEAGQLTLDQIPTDDIHISEAELDDRGSLQPYSSRQRQALLLASGVKRIDKEEKKQLHSLRLSREACGCDCQGFCEPETCACSLAGIKCQVDRFSFPCGCTKDGCGNIEGHVEFDSKRVQTHYIHTVMRLDLERRLPSREDRSLLSEELVESEDLSETHPVKSESFKRRPFGFSLEEDDLALTVPTSPTFNFLPERAVVEENSCSSDMTESSSSSSDCDGGQLPANHGGAPCGLSICDSENKNYSMCHQLRLMAAPLTLGNSSCDSNWTTDRMGPLSANSLTDNNNSVVMTDYLDENANQARDPSDNEDSLEGYPNTPSPTLDYTSSRYMDPSVSSESDLEFFDSDYPSGPLELFKGHRHSDSFHHLQLISSVYLPQCESSSYLLESLIGLTEASPAQPYDNQL
- the LOC144027618 gene encoding cysteine/serine-rich nuclear protein 2-like isoform X2 — protein: MAGVLKRKFAAVEENPSNSCSSSSPPSSSPTSSDCESDGESGSPETQDFIPHSPSAPTSLPIGSIVKKPRLVKRQCRVRFDQVAVFSFPRCQGFTSVPSHGGATLGMMRQHSALHKYTVAEHASEQRRRRRQRHLLRLREERNDTSTQNRITNKAVGQNEAGQLTLDQIPTDDIHISEAELDDRGSLQPYSSRQRQALLLASGVKRIDKEEKKQLHSLRLSREACGCDCQGFCEPETCACSLAGIKCQVDRFSFPCGCTKDGCGNIEGHVEFDSKRVQTHYIHTVMRLDLERRLPSREDRSLLSEELVESEDLSETHPVKSESFKRRPFGFSLEEDDLALTVPTSPTFNFLPERAVVEENSCSSDMTESSSSSSDCDGGQLPANHGGAPCGLSICDSENKNYSMCHQLRLMAAPLTLGNSSCDSNWTTDRMGPLSANSLTDNNNSVVMTDYLDENANQARDPSDNEDSLEGYPNTPSPTLDYTSSRYMDPSVSSESDLEFFDSDYPSGPLELFKGHRHSDSFHHLQLISSVYLPQCESSSYLLESLIGLTEASPAQPYDNQL